The Halogranum gelatinilyticum genome includes a window with the following:
- a CDS encoding ABC transporter ATP-binding protein encodes MSSDMPTVTDEDDRGASAVEPTAGDAPPLRVEHLRKTFGGITAVDDTSFEIEQGKITGLIGPNGAGKSTTFNLITGFLSPDSGSVELYGQDITGMAPYNIADRGMVRTFQIARELSEMTVLENMMLAPKHQQGEALWRSVAPGARAQVQKDEQAVLERAWEMLDFFDIDHLAEEYAGNLSGGQRKLLEMARALMTDPDILLLDEPFAGVNPSLEEKLLEHIRELREQGYTFLLVEHDIDLIMENCSRVLVLHQGKLLAEGPPEEIKNDERVIEAYLGGEVE; translated from the coding sequence ATGAGTAGCGATATGCCGACGGTCACAGACGAGGACGACCGAGGTGCCTCGGCCGTCGAACCGACGGCTGGCGACGCGCCACCGCTCCGTGTCGAACATCTCCGAAAGACCTTCGGCGGCATCACCGCCGTCGACGACACCTCCTTCGAGATCGAGCAGGGCAAGATTACGGGTCTCATCGGCCCGAACGGCGCGGGCAAGTCGACGACGTTCAATCTCATCACGGGCTTTCTGAGTCCGGACAGTGGGAGCGTCGAACTGTACGGCCAGGACATCACCGGGATGGCCCCGTACAACATCGCCGACCGCGGGATGGTCCGGACGTTCCAGATCGCCCGCGAGCTGTCGGAGATGACCGTCCTCGAGAACATGATGCTCGCCCCGAAGCACCAGCAGGGCGAAGCTCTGTGGCGCTCCGTCGCGCCCGGCGCGCGTGCGCAGGTCCAGAAGGACGAACAGGCCGTCCTCGAACGCGCGTGGGAGATGCTCGACTTCTTCGACATCGACCATCTCGCCGAGGAGTACGCCGGCAACCTCTCGGGTGGCCAGCGGAAGCTGCTGGAGATGGCCCGCGCGCTCATGACCGACCCGGACATCCTGCTGCTCGACGAACCGTTCGCTGGCGTCAACCCCTCGCTGGAGGAGAAACTCCTCGAACACATCCGTGAACTCCGCGAGCAGGGCTACACCTTCCTGCTCGTCGAACACGACATCGACCTCATCATGGAGAACTGCTCGCGCGTGCTCGTGCTTCACCAGGGCAAACTGCTCGCCGAAGGACCGCCGGAGGAGATCAAGAACGACGAACGCGTCATCGAGGCGTATCTCGGAGGTGAAGTCGAATGA
- a CDS encoding ABC transporter ATP-binding protein — MSLLNVSSLDAGYGDLQILTDVDLEVEDGEYVTIVGPNGAGKSTCMKSVFGLTTHMGGTVTFDGQDITGLPPEEIIHYGIGYVPQNDNIFGNMTVRENLEMGAYILDEVPQDALDAVFERFPILEERQEQKAGTMSGGQRQMLAMGRALMLEPDLLLLDEPSAGLAPDLVQDMFDRIDRINDAGTAILMVEQNAKQALRRCDRGYVLVNGKNGYVGSGDDLLGDEEVRQRFLGG; from the coding sequence GTGAGCCTCCTCAACGTCAGCTCCCTCGACGCCGGCTACGGCGACCTCCAGATCCTGACCGACGTCGACCTCGAAGTCGAGGACGGCGAGTACGTCACCATCGTCGGCCCGAACGGCGCGGGCAAGTCGACGTGCATGAAGTCCGTCTTCGGGCTGACGACCCACATGGGCGGAACCGTCACCTTCGACGGACAGGACATCACCGGCCTGCCGCCCGAGGAGATCATCCACTACGGCATCGGCTACGTCCCACAGAACGACAACATCTTCGGCAACATGACCGTCCGCGAGAACCTGGAGATGGGTGCTTACATCCTCGATGAGGTGCCGCAGGACGCACTCGACGCGGTCTTCGAGCGGTTCCCCATCCTCGAAGAGCGCCAAGAGCAGAAGGCCGGGACGATGAGCGGTGGTCAGCGACAGATGCTCGCGATGGGCCGCGCGCTCATGCTCGAACCCGACCTCCTGCTCCTCGACGAGCCGTCGGCGGGACTCGCCCCCGACCTCGTCCAGGACATGTTCGACCGCATCGACAGGATCAACGACGCCGGCACGGCCATCCTGATGGTCGAGCAGAACGCCAAGCAGGCACTGCGCCGGTGTGACCGCGGCTACGTCCTCGTCAACGGTAAGAACGGCTACGTCGGCAGCGGCGACGACCTCCTCGGCGACGAGGAAGTCCGACAGCGGTTCCTCGGCGGCTGA
- a CDS encoding RPA12/RPB9/RPC11 RNA polymerase family protein produces MQFCDECGSLMHTEGDRWVCRSCANEERRDSQAEAAMSLQDGQQDDGAPAVADATQSTGETMQESCPADDCDGDRAYSQMMPKPGGSYEVRLFTCAECGRKWRES; encoded by the coding sequence ATGCAGTTCTGTGACGAGTGCGGTTCGTTGATGCACACGGAGGGCGACAGGTGGGTGTGTCGCTCCTGTGCGAACGAGGAGCGACGGGACTCGCAGGCGGAAGCGGCGATGTCGCTCCAAGATGGACAGCAGGACGACGGCGCGCCCGCCGTCGCCGACGCAACACAGTCAACCGGAGAGACGATGCAGGAGTCCTGTCCGGCGGACGACTGCGATGGCGACCGAGCCTACTCCCAGATGATGCCGAAGCCGGGTGGCTCCTACGAGGTTCGGCTGTTCACCTGCGCCGAGTGCGGCCGCAAGTGGCGCGAGTCCTGA
- a CDS encoding ABC transporter substrate-binding protein codes for MIRDIERRDFMKGVGTAGIIGLAGCTSGGDGGDGGDGGDGGSGDGGSGDGGSSDGGDGGSGGMERTIRYGVLLPLSGDLGSVGTPMRDAAVLPSTQLADADLGGLTVEETVEDTQTSPSAGISAANNLVNSGIPGVCGPASSGVNIQVSRQVFIPNGIVGCSPSSTAPSVTDLEDDDYIFRTVPSDALQGQVVAQVARDSVEASTAATLYVNNDYGQLLSQAFANAFENNGGTVQSQTSFEKQQASYTSKLQSALSNDPDTLVVIGYPASGVQLFTDYYADFDDGTDILVTDGMQDAGMQQQVGNPMENVTGTVPQPSGPAADAFAAAYREEYGRAPSVFNAHSYDAAAALILANAMAGENDGTAVRDAMREVANPEGMEVTIENLAEGVVAAANGEDINYAGASSSVDFDDNGDMKAVTYAVWQFAPDTDSGIEVVDTIQFEA; via the coding sequence ATGATACGTGATATCGAACGCCGTGACTTCATGAAGGGCGTAGGTACTGCAGGCATCATCGGTCTTGCTGGCTGTACCAGTGGCGGAGACGGTGGCGACGGCGGAGACGGCGGAGACGGTGGCAGCGGCGACGGTGGCAGCGGAGACGGCGGAAGCAGTGACGGTGGCGACGGCGGCAGCGGCGGGATGGAACGCACCATCCGGTACGGTGTCCTCCTCCCGCTCAGCGGTGACCTCGGCTCCGTCGGGACGCCGATGCGTGACGCCGCAGTCCTCCCATCGACGCAGCTGGCCGATGCCGACCTCGGTGGCCTGACCGTCGAAGAGACGGTCGAGGACACTCAGACCTCGCCGTCCGCGGGTATCAGTGCGGCAAACAACCTCGTCAACTCGGGCATCCCGGGTGTCTGTGGCCCGGCGTCCTCCGGTGTCAACATCCAGGTGTCCCGGCAGGTCTTCATCCCGAACGGGATCGTGGGCTGCTCGCCGTCCAGTACGGCTCCGAGCGTCACCGACCTCGAAGACGACGACTACATCTTCCGGACGGTTCCCTCCGACGCCCTGCAGGGGCAGGTCGTCGCACAGGTCGCCCGTGACAGCGTCGAAGCGAGTACCGCGGCGACGCTCTACGTCAACAACGACTACGGCCAGCTCCTCTCGCAGGCGTTCGCCAACGCCTTCGAGAACAACGGCGGAACGGTCCAGTCGCAGACTTCCTTCGAGAAGCAGCAGGCGTCGTACACCTCGAAGCTCCAGTCGGCACTCTCGAACGACCCGGACACGCTGGTCGTCATCGGCTACCCGGCCTCGGGTGTCCAGCTGTTCACTGACTACTACGCCGACTTCGACGACGGCACCGACATCCTCGTGACGGACGGGATGCAGGACGCCGGGATGCAACAGCAGGTCGGCAACCCGATGGAGAACGTCACCGGGACCGTCCCGCAGCCGTCCGGCCCGGCCGCAGACGCCTTCGCCGCGGCCTACCGCGAGGAGTACGGACGCGCTCCCTCGGTCTTCAACGCCCACTCCTACGACGCCGCCGCGGCGCTCATCCTCGCGAACGCGATGGCAGGGGAGAACGACGGGACGGCCGTCCGCGATGCGATGCGTGAAGTCGCCAACCCCGAGGGGATGGAAGTCACCATCGAGAACCTCGCAGAGGGTGTCGTCGCAGCCGCCAACGGCGAAGACATCAACTACGCCGGTGCCTCCAGCAGCGTCGACTTCGACGACAACGGCGATATGAAGGCGGTTACCTACGCCGTCTGGCAGTTCGCGCCCGACACCGACTCCGGTATCGAAGTCGTCGACACGATTCAGTTCGAGGCGTAA
- a CDS encoding CBS domain-containing protein, which yields MRENVTVHDITGQEYVGVSEGDTVEAAAELMLTEGVDSIVVLRGRDPVGMLTSRDALGALLAGTDTAERTVDTVMSELVPRVDAADDIDVAADIMFSEAVDRLLVFDDGEFVGLLTQREVMAATASRTPDNGPTADVDGGQLLTDGSDFETETDEFSTQSICEVCGALVHDLGNVNGQLVCVDCREV from the coding sequence ATGCGTGAGAATGTCACAGTCCACGACATCACCGGTCAAGAGTACGTCGGGGTGAGCGAGGGCGACACGGTGGAGGCGGCGGCCGAGCTGATGCTGACAGAAGGCGTCGACTCGATCGTCGTCCTCCGTGGCCGCGACCCGGTCGGAATGTTGACGAGCCGTGACGCGCTCGGGGCACTGTTGGCAGGGACCGACACCGCCGAGCGGACGGTCGACACGGTCATGTCCGAACTCGTCCCGCGGGTCGACGCTGCCGACGATATCGACGTCGCCGCCGACATCATGTTCTCCGAGGCGGTCGACCGGCTGCTCGTCTTCGACGACGGCGAGTTCGTCGGTCTCTTGACCCAGCGGGAGGTGATGGCCGCGACGGCCTCGCGAACCCCCGACAACGGACCGACCGCCGACGTCGATGGGGGTCAACTCCTGACCGACGGCTCCGACTTCGAGACCGAGACGGACGAGTTCTCGACGCAGAGTATCTGTGAAGTCTGCGGCGCGCTGGTCCACGACCTCGGTAACGTCAACGGCCAACTCGTCTGTGTGGACTGTCGCGAGGTCTGA
- a CDS encoding GTP cyclohydrolase III: MTNVQLTHLQLDNYGPWTVTPEPRREMDLQTLQTRLFADVAQAVGRDGGYVFPTRFDNLIAVTNGLDRRAHETLQESVRNRYPVTLSLGVGSAARPADALDAASTHLHEAGSAQDSDRTEVFGGEPLSREARTDDDLHVAHFDVDDATGVYTDQLNEYDAYLAIERGFSSLARHLRTEHGALAFFAGGDNVIAVCPALSDEAYHEAIAHVRADANVDLKVGVGTGLTAQEAGMKAKHALEHCRESGAPVVRDHGGKSPKLQIASLDA; encoded by the coding sequence GTGACGAACGTCCAGTTGACTCACCTCCAGCTCGACAACTACGGGCCGTGGACCGTGACGCCGGAACCGCGCCGCGAGATGGACCTCCAGACGCTCCAGACGCGGCTCTTCGCCGACGTCGCCCAGGCAGTCGGCCGCGACGGCGGCTATGTCTTCCCGACCCGCTTCGACAACCTCATCGCCGTCACCAACGGTCTCGACCGCCGAGCGCACGAGACGCTCCAGGAGTCGGTTCGGAACCGGTATCCCGTGACGCTGAGCCTCGGCGTCGGCAGCGCGGCCCGTCCCGCGGACGCACTCGACGCCGCCAGCACCCACCTCCACGAGGCCGGGAGCGCGCAAGACAGCGACCGGACCGAGGTCTTCGGTGGGGAGCCGCTCTCTCGCGAGGCCCGAACCGACGACGACCTCCACGTCGCCCACTTCGACGTCGACGACGCCACCGGCGTCTACACCGACCAGCTGAACGAGTACGACGCCTATCTCGCCATCGAACGCGGCTTCTCGTCGCTTGCGCGCCACCTCCGGACCGAGCACGGCGCGCTCGCCTTCTTCGCCGGGGGCGACAACGTCATCGCCGTCTGTCCAGCCCTCTCGGACGAAGCGTACCACGAGGCCATCGCTCACGTGCGGGCGGACGCGAACGTCGACCTCAAAGTCGGCGTCGGAACCGGGCTGACGGCACAGGAGGCGGGGATGAAAGCGAAACACGCCCTCGAGCACTGTCGGGAGTCGGGCGCGCCGGTCGTCCGTGACCACGGCGGGAAGAGTCCGAAGCTACAGATAGCCTCGCTCGACGCATAA
- the udk gene encoding uridine kinase yields MAIPSFVIGIAGGTGAGKTTVARLITENVGESVTRIPLDNYYEDLSHLEMDEREEVNYDHPAAFEWDLLREQLTDLLEGRAVEMPQYDFSIHNRKDERLHVEPTDVIILEGILALYDETINDMMDLCLYVETDADVRILRRIQRDVVDRGRDLEGVMDQYLSTVKPMHEQFIEPTKKHADLIIPEGANTVAVNLLEEKVQAEAAGEGSRGFERQDFEKGLSENVGIDSSED; encoded by the coding sequence ATGGCTATCCCGTCGTTCGTCATCGGCATCGCGGGCGGGACCGGGGCTGGCAAGACGACGGTGGCGCGGCTCATCACCGAGAACGTCGGCGAGTCGGTCACCCGCATCCCACTGGACAACTACTACGAGGACCTCAGCCATCTCGAGATGGACGAGCGCGAGGAGGTCAACTACGACCATCCCGCCGCGTTCGAGTGGGACCTCTTGCGCGAGCAGTTGACCGACCTCTTGGAGGGTCGCGCGGTCGAGATGCCGCAGTACGACTTCTCGATTCACAATCGGAAGGACGAACGGCTCCACGTCGAGCCGACGGACGTCATCATCCTCGAAGGCATCCTCGCGCTCTACGACGAGACGATCAACGACATGATGGACCTCTGTCTCTACGTCGAGACCGACGCCGACGTGCGCATCCTCCGGCGCATCCAGCGCGACGTCGTCGACCGCGGCCGCGACCTCGAAGGCGTGATGGACCAGTATCTCTCGACGGTCAAGCCGATGCACGAGCAGTTCATCGAGCCCACGAAGAAACACGCCGACCTAATTATCCCCGAAGGGGCCAACACGGTCGCGGTCAACCTCCTCGAAGAGAAAGTGCAGGCCGAAGCGGCGGGCGAAGGGAGCCGCGGCTTCGAGCGGCAGGACTTCGAGAAGGGACTCAGCGAGAACGTCGGAATCGACTCCTCGGAAGACTGA
- a CDS encoding DUF5785 family protein, with protein sequence MSADWPHDPDGEEGSEGMRKYGHAVIAKKIDEDEDFPLNRDEFVAEYGEDPIRIDYETIVPMKDIFEQVDQEEFVDFPDLHKALGRAMRANGYWFYEGAEKFVKNTKA encoded by the coding sequence ATGAGTGCCGACTGGCCACACGACCCCGATGGCGAAGAGGGCAGCGAGGGAATGCGGAAGTACGGCCACGCCGTCATCGCCAAGAAGATCGACGAGGACGAGGACTTTCCCCTCAATCGCGACGAGTTCGTCGCCGAGTACGGCGAAGACCCCATCCGCATCGACTACGAGACGATCGTTCCGATGAAAGACATCTTCGAGCAGGTCGACCAGGAGGAGTTCGTCGACTTCCCGGACCTCCACAAGGCTCTGGGTCGCGCGATGCGCGCCAACGGCTACTGGTTCTACGAGGGCGCAGAGAAGTTCGTCAAGAACACGAAGGCGTAA
- a CDS encoding ribonuclease J yields MEIEIATIGGYEEVGRQMTAVRAGDDVVIFDMGLNLSQVLIHDNVETEKMHSLDLIDMGAIPDDRVMSDLEGDVQAIVPTHGHLDHIGAISKLAHRYDAPVVATPFTIELVKQQVQGENKFNVENDLIKMSAGETMSIGDSGKVDLEFVNVTHSIIDAINPVLHTPEGAVVYGLDKRMDHSPVIGDPIDMERFREIGREGEGVLAYIEDCTNAGRKGRTPSESVARKHLKDVMYSVEDYDGGIVATTFSSHIARVTSLVEFAHDIGRQPVLLGRSMEKYSGTAERLNFVDFPDDLGMYGHRKSVDRTFKRIMKEGKEKYLPIVTGHQGEPRAMLTRMGRGETPYELDDGDKVIFSARVIPEPTNEGQRYQSEKLLKMQGARIYDDIHVSGHLREEGHYAMLDALQPQNVIPAHQNLKGFAPYVDLCESMGYRLGRDVHVTRNGNMIQLVEE; encoded by the coding sequence ATGGAAATCGAAATCGCAACCATTGGCGGCTACGAAGAAGTCGGTCGGCAGATGACTGCCGTCCGCGCCGGTGACGACGTTGTCATCTTCGACATGGGTCTGAACCTCTCGCAGGTTCTCATCCACGACAACGTTGAAACCGAGAAGATGCACAGTCTCGACCTGATCGACATGGGCGCTATCCCGGACGACCGGGTCATGAGCGACCTCGAGGGCGACGTCCAGGCCATCGTCCCCACACACGGCCACCTCGACCACATCGGTGCCATCTCGAAGCTGGCCCACCGCTACGACGCTCCCGTCGTCGCGACGCCGTTCACCATCGAACTGGTGAAACAGCAGGTCCAGGGCGAGAACAAGTTCAACGTCGAGAACGACCTCATCAAGATGTCCGCCGGTGAGACGATGTCCATCGGTGACTCCGGCAAGGTCGACCTCGAGTTCGTCAACGTGACGCACTCCATCATCGACGCCATCAACCCTGTCCTCCACACGCCGGAGGGCGCAGTCGTCTACGGTCTCGACAAGCGGATGGACCACTCGCCGGTCATCGGCGACCCCATCGACATGGAGCGGTTCCGCGAGATCGGCCGCGAGGGCGAGGGCGTCCTCGCCTACATCGAGGACTGTACGAACGCCGGCCGGAAGGGCCGCACGCCCTCCGAGTCCGTCGCCCGTAAGCACCTCAAGGACGTCATGTACTCCGTCGAGGACTACGACGGCGGCATCGTCGCCACGACGTTCTCCTCGCACATCGCCCGCGTCACCTCGCTCGTCGAGTTCGCCCACGACATCGGCCGACAGCCGGTGCTCCTGGGTCGCTCGATGGAGAAGTACTCCGGTACCGCAGAGCGACTGAACTTCGTCGACTTCCCGGACGACCTCGGGATGTACGGCCACCGCAAGTCCGTCGACCGCACGTTCAAGCGGATCATGAAGGAGGGCAAGGAGAAGTACCTCCCCATCGTCACGGGTCACCAGGGCGAGCCGCGCGCGATGCTCACCCGGATGGGTCGCGGCGAGACGCCGTACGAACTGGACGACGGCGACAAGGTCATCTTCTCGGCACGAGTCATCCCGGAGCCGACCAACGAGGGCCAGCGCTACCAGTCCGAGAAGCTCCTGAAGATGCAGGGTGCGCGTATCTACGACGACATCCACGTCTCGGGCCACCTGCGCGAGGAGGGCCACTACGCGATGCTCGACGCGCTGCAGCCGCAGAACGTCATCCCGGCCCACCAGAACCTCAAGGGCTTCGCGCCGTACGTCGACCTGTGTGAGAGCATGGGCTACCGCCTCGGCCGTGACGTCCACGTGACGCGCAACGGCAACATGATCCAGCTCGTAGAGGAATGA
- the idsA3 gene encoding geranylfarnesyl diphosphate synthase: MSSEATEQRVLAAVGERRELVNAAIDEDLPMADPERLYEAARYLLKAGGKRLRPTVSLLAAEAVADVDPLSEDYRTFPTVGGEASDVDVMAAAVSLEVIQSFTLIHDDIMDDDDLRRGVPAVHKAYDTETAILAGDTLYSKAFEIMAETGADPADGLEAMRMLASTCTKICEGQALDVQFESETEVLPEEYLDMVEHKTAVLYGAAAAIPAIILGADEEVVDALYQYGIDSGRAFQIQDDVLDLTVPSEKLGKQRGSDLVEDKETLITLHARQQGVDVDGLVDSETVEAVTEEEIDAAVERLEEAGSIDYARQTARDLTEQSKECLDVLPDNEARELLCDIADYLITRGY, translated from the coding sequence ATGAGCTCAGAAGCGACGGAACAGCGGGTGCTCGCCGCCGTCGGCGAGCGCCGCGAACTGGTCAACGCCGCCATCGACGAGGATCTGCCGATGGCCGACCCCGAACGGCTGTACGAGGCCGCACGCTACCTGCTGAAGGCCGGTGGCAAGCGGCTCCGCCCGACGGTGTCGTTGCTCGCTGCCGAGGCCGTCGCCGACGTCGACCCGCTCTCGGAAGACTACCGGACGTTCCCGACTGTCGGCGGCGAGGCGTCGGACGTCGACGTGATGGCGGCCGCTGTGAGCCTGGAGGTCATCCAGTCGTTCACGCTCATCCACGACGACATCATGGACGACGACGACCTCCGTCGTGGCGTCCCTGCGGTCCACAAGGCCTACGACACCGAGACGGCCATCCTCGCCGGCGACACGCTCTACTCGAAGGCATTCGAGATCATGGCCGAGACGGGGGCGGACCCCGCCGACGGTCTCGAAGCGATGCGGATGCTCGCGAGCACCTGTACCAAGATCTGCGAGGGCCAGGCGCTCGACGTGCAGTTCGAGTCCGAGACCGAGGTGCTCCCCGAGGAGTATCTCGACATGGTCGAGCACAAGACCGCCGTCCTCTACGGGGCGGCCGCGGCCATCCCGGCCATCATCCTCGGCGCGGACGAGGAGGTCGTCGACGCGCTCTACCAGTACGGCATCGACTCGGGTCGCGCCTTCCAGATCCAAGACGACGTGCTGGACCTGACGGTCCCGAGCGAGAAACTCGGCAAGCAGCGCGGCTCGGACCTCGTCGAGGACAAGGAGACGCTCATCACGCTGCACGCCCGCCAACAGGGCGTCGACGTGGACGGGCTCGTCGACAGCGAGACCGTCGAAGCCGTCACCGAGGAAGAGATCGACGCCGCCGTCGAGCGGCTCGAAGAGGCAGGCAGCATCGACTACGCCCGCCAGACGGCCCGCGACCTGACCGAACAGAGCAAGGAGTGTCTCGACGTCCTGCCGGACAACGAGGCGCGCGAACTGCTCTGCGACATCGCGGACTACCTCATCACGCGCGGCTACTGA
- the bcp gene encoding thioredoxin-dependent thiol peroxidase, protein MLSVGDTAPNFELPDQDGESVSLSDFRGRPVIVYFYPRADTPGCTTEACGFRDSWDAFEERDVAVLGISDDPVDDLDDFAAKFDLPFTLLSDEDGEVSEKYESYGEKNMFGNTFDGVFRNTYVVGADGTVEHVYEGVSPDGHAEEILADLD, encoded by the coding sequence ATGCTCAGCGTCGGCGACACCGCCCCCAACTTCGAACTGCCCGACCAAGACGGCGAGTCTGTCTCGCTTTCGGACTTCCGCGGACGCCCCGTCATCGTCTACTTCTACCCGCGTGCGGACACGCCGGGCTGTACGACCGAGGCCTGCGGCTTCCGCGACTCGTGGGACGCCTTCGAGGAGCGGGACGTGGCCGTCCTCGGCATCAGCGACGACCCCGTCGACGACCTCGACGACTTCGCCGCGAAGTTCGACCTACCCTTCACGCTGCTCTCCGACGAGGACGGCGAGGTCTCCGAGAAGTACGAGTCCTACGGCGAGAAGAACATGTTCGGCAACACCTTCGACGGCGTCTTCCGCAACACGTACGTCGTCGGCGCGGACGGCACGGTCGAGCACGTCTACGAGGGCGTCTCACCCGACGGTCACGCCGAGGAGATTCTCGCGGACCTCGACTGA
- a CDS encoding DNA replication complex subunit Gins51, giving the protein MNLDELRTVQSKERRKDSLQHLRDSFYGDVAGYIADLKAERSAAAEEADDPFSSPEVSRLTDEIETAEEVIEAVYERRVGKVVKLASFAAAEMPVDEDGMTAEEKALFEDLVARIEENKENVLAILAGKREPVDTGGESMSTAATDMVGPDGSRGESSTPVPQTEPADSAAGGVLADAMGGDTTDAEADAQQSPAADNDSTDDHTPVDPEPAPPGAVSEPSDESTDASADAPAAPDATEAAADDTERTTVRITKDVGSIFGVDEREYDLATDDVVMLPTTNAEPLIEREAAEKLD; this is encoded by the coding sequence ATGAATCTCGACGAGCTACGAACGGTCCAGTCGAAGGAGCGACGGAAAGACAGCTTACAGCATCTTCGGGACTCGTTCTACGGCGACGTCGCGGGCTACATCGCCGACCTGAAGGCGGAGCGGTCGGCCGCGGCCGAGGAGGCCGACGACCCCTTCTCCTCGCCGGAGGTCTCCAGACTCACCGACGAGATCGAAACGGCCGAAGAGGTCATCGAGGCGGTCTACGAACGCCGCGTCGGCAAGGTGGTCAAGCTCGCGAGCTTCGCCGCCGCCGAGATGCCCGTCGACGAAGACGGGATGACCGCCGAGGAGAAGGCGCTGTTCGAGGACCTCGTCGCCCGCATCGAGGAGAACAAGGAGAACGTCCTCGCCATCCTCGCGGGCAAGCGGGAGCCGGTCGACACCGGGGGAGAGTCGATGTCGACGGCTGCCACCGACATGGTCGGTCCCGACGGCTCTCGAGGCGAGTCGTCCACCCCGGTCCCACAGACCGAGCCGGCCGACTCGGCCGCCGGTGGCGTCCTCGCCGACGCGATGGGCGGCGACACGACCGACGCCGAAGCGGACGCGCAACAGTCGCCCGCAGCCGACAACGACTCCACGGATGACCACACACCGGTCGACCCCGAACCCGCGCCGCCGGGTGCGGTCTCGGAACCGTCCGACGAGTCGACCGACGCGTCGGCCGACGCTCCGGCGGCTCCCGACGCGACGGAAGCGGCAGCGGACGACACCGAGCGGACGACGGTGCGCATCACGAAGGACGTCGGCTCCATCTTCGGCGTCGACGAGCGCGAGTACGACCTCGCGACCGACGACGTCGTGATGCTGCCGACGACGAACGCCGAACCGCTCATCGAGCGCGAGGCCGCAGAGAAGTTGGACTGA
- the priS gene encoding DNA primase small subunit PriS has protein sequence MDARTRDYLKGRFGDYYRQATVTPPPNADAREWGYIPWTAGSGTTMVRHESLLNLGHIGDFLAREAPRHAYFSAARYTDPSAKSMSAKDWRSADLVFDLDADHLPAIDPEQTSYKGMLTACKGALLRLLDILEDDFGFEELEVVFSGGRGYHVHVRDEGVRELDSEARREIVDYIRAIDLDFDGLVQTRAVGGTTRRMLRTEGGWGKRTHDRLLAFVDELDAMDEDDALDRLQELDGIGEGRATTILGAFERNSEAVQTGNVEAGGPGLRMLVEALAQEVVEEQTAPIDEPVTTDLRRLIRLPGSLHGGTGLEVQRIERDAVDDFQPLEDAVPERFTRRLITVEADKPATVEMFGERTNIEPGENSVRECVGVLLMARGDAEKAKE, from the coding sequence ATGGACGCTCGGACGCGCGACTACCTCAAAGGGCGGTTCGGCGACTACTACCGACAGGCGACGGTGACGCCGCCGCCGAACGCGGACGCCCGCGAGTGGGGCTACATCCCGTGGACTGCGGGGTCGGGGACGACGATGGTTCGCCACGAGTCGCTGCTCAACCTCGGCCACATCGGGGACTTCCTCGCGCGCGAAGCACCGCGGCACGCCTACTTCTCCGCGGCGCGCTACACCGACCCGAGCGCCAAATCGATGAGTGCCAAAGACTGGCGGTCTGCGGATCTCGTCTTCGACCTCGACGCCGACCACCTGCCCGCAATCGACCCCGAGCAGACGAGTTACAAGGGAATGTTGACGGCGTGTAAGGGAGCGCTCCTCCGCTTGCTCGACATCCTCGAAGACGACTTCGGCTTCGAAGAGCTGGAGGTGGTCTTCTCGGGCGGCCGTGGCTACCACGTCCACGTCCGCGACGAGGGCGTCCGCGAACTGGACAGCGAGGCGCGGCGCGAGATCGTCGACTACATCCGCGCCATCGACCTCGACTTCGACGGTCTCGTCCAGACGCGGGCCGTCGGCGGGACGACTCGCCGGATGCTCCGCACGGAAGGCGGCTGGGGGAAGCGCACTCACGACCGCCTCCTCGCGTTCGTGGACGAACTCGACGCGATGGACGAAGACGACGCCCTCGACCGACTGCAGGAACTCGACGGAATCGGCGAGGGGCGGGCGACGACGATTCTCGGCGCGTTCGAGCGCAACTCCGAGGCGGTTCAGACGGGCAACGTCGAGGCCGGCGGTCCCGGCCTGCGGATGCTCGTGGAAGCACTCGCCCAGGAGGTCGTCGAGGAGCAGACCGCTCCCATCGACGAACCCGTGACGACCGACCTCCGGCGGCTCATCCGGCTGCCGGGGAGCCTGCACGGCGGGACCGGTCTCGAAGTGCAGCGCATCGAGCGCGACGCGGTCGACGACTTCCAGCCGCTCGAGGACGCTGTCCCCGAGCGGTTCACGCGGCGGCTCATCACGGTCGAAGCGGACAAGCCGGCGACCGTCGAGATGTTCGGGGAAAGGACTAATATCGAACCGGGAGAGAATTCAGTCCGTGAATGTGTCGGCGTGCTGCTGATGGCACGCGGTGACGCGGAGAAGGCCAAAGAATGA